In Humulus lupulus chromosome 6, drHumLupu1.1, whole genome shotgun sequence, a single genomic region encodes these proteins:
- the LOC133785635 gene encoding uncharacterized protein LOC133785635, whose product MSRNLRPPQLIVPVEEHFTGRITWRGSWYFPKIKAKFIQCGLLDRVKESPFKQFFMAEPLNFSGALVHQLLLHKFRGEKTDEVQFYIGKKRCRFSQLEFALVIGLNFNAGPSEAEIKAKTTSDRLILEYFNVHSPVSIGQLRRTFESCQIVDDVYKMGLCLLVEGVLKGREEKLMVWTDMLKMVDDVDFFFQYPWGKISYQKLLQTCQKDFVEMKKHLQKKIEKGKTQKEAKYSIYGYAAALQYWAFESIIELGQDYAVRLGQGIPRMINWQSKEKVEIHKEKLIKLFEYDRVRFEYDCGVIL is encoded by the exons atgtctagg aacttaagacctccacaactgatagttccagtagaggaacattttacgggacgtatcacttggcgcggcagttggtactttccaaagattaaagcaaaatttatacagtgtggtttattggatagggtgaaggaatcccctttcaaacagttcttcatggcggaaccattaaatttttctggtgccttagtccatcagctgttgttgcacaaattcagaggggagaagaccgacgaagtccagttttatattgggaaaaaacgatgtagatttagccaattggagttcgctttagttattggtttaaatttcaacgccggaccgtctgaagctgagattaaagcgaagaccacttcggatcggttgattcttgagtacttcaatgttcattccccagtgagcatagggcaactgcgcagaacttttgagagttgtcaaatagttgatgatgtgtacaagatGGGTTTGTGTTTATTAGTAGAGGGTGTTTTGAAAGGTCGTGAGGAGAAGTTGATGGTTTGGACTGACATGCTGAAGATGGTAGATGACGTTGACTTCTTTTTCCAGTACCCGTGGGGGAAGATATCATACCAGaagttgttacaaacttgtcaaaaagactttgtagaaatgaagaagcatttacagaagaagattgagaaaggaaagactcagaaggaggccaagtactctatttatgggtatgctgcagcattacagtattgggcttttgagtccatcattgagttgggtcaggattatgctgtgagattgggccaaggcattccaagaatgatcaactggcagagcaaggagaaagtagagatacacaaagagaaacttattaagttgttt gaatacgatagggtacgatttgAGTACGATTGTGGGGTTATTTTGTAG